One Mesorhizobium sp. J428 DNA segment encodes these proteins:
- a CDS encoding ABC transporter permease, whose translation MMTILRPILGLSSLVLAWALAVWLFDVPNYISPGPIGVAKAFGTNFGILFKNLVPTMQAAVGGFLIGNFAAICIATVFVHWTRVREIYLPVAVFFNTIPIIALAPVLILIFGLGITSKIMVSAIVCFFPMLVNMIRGFESVSPSEFELMRVMSASRREVFFRLRLPRSVPFLFAALRISATASVIGAIVAEWIGAELGLGVLIIQTTFDYRTELLYAAIATSSLLALCMFTIVVIAETFIVRWRTS comes from the coding sequence ATGATGACCATCCTGCGCCCTATCCTCGGCCTGTCGTCGCTGGTACTCGCCTGGGCGCTCGCGGTCTGGCTCTTCGACGTGCCAAACTACATCTCGCCCGGCCCCATCGGCGTGGCCAAGGCGTTCGGCACCAACTTTGGCATCCTCTTCAAGAACCTTGTTCCGACGATGCAGGCGGCCGTGGGCGGTTTTCTGATCGGCAATTTCGCCGCCATCTGCATTGCCACCGTCTTCGTGCACTGGACCCGCGTGCGCGAAATCTACCTGCCGGTCGCAGTGTTCTTCAACACCATCCCGATCATCGCGCTCGCACCAGTGCTAATCCTGATCTTTGGCCTCGGGATCACCTCCAAGATCATGGTGTCGGCTATTGTCTGCTTCTTCCCGATGCTGGTGAACATGATCCGCGGCTTCGAGTCGGTCTCTCCGTCGGAATTCGAACTGATGCGGGTGATGTCGGCATCGCGCCGGGAAGTATTCTTCAGGCTGAGGCTGCCGCGCTCCGTGCCGTTCCTGTTTGCGGCGCTGCGCATATCGGCGACTGCGAGTGTGATCGGTGCCATCGTAGCGGAATGGATCGGCGCGGAATTGGGACTTGGCGTGCTGATCATTCAGACGACCTTCGACTACCGCACCGAGCTTCTCTACGCCGCGATTGCGACGTCCTCCCTGCTTGCGCTTTGCATGTTCACCATCGTGGTCATCGCCGAGACATTCATCGTTCGCTGGCGCACCAGCTGA
- a CDS encoding amidohydrolase family protein, with product MSLPGGSAEVGETAVDGTLITNATVWTDGAFRRADILLAGGSIEAIVAPGEASGRDVPTVGATGCAVIPPFFNGHVHSSSTLFRGTENSYPLELWSLWAICYGRGSTAASIRAALRLTAIEMIRAGIGGYIDHFPPAQFMDDALHVHRQSGLRVGFAPFFADLRDEDILDMPLDRTTLEAQAQGPMSDHDALRLRTERLAWTRDARITPLLGPNAPQRCSQPLLELWAELAARHDLGSHTHLLETYPQHRLAQARWPGGAVSELERLGLLDGRTSLAHAIWLDDTARETLARHGATAIHNPLSNQMLGSGAMPVRRMLDANIRLGLGTDCSNTAGRHDMFETMRQMLVSGRDPGSWHGGWIRADEALAAASQDGWAALGQGPARLAAGARADLLVLDFRSVTLAASAISPASIVSHGDPRAVRDLMVDGQWLLRDRQVTVFDEAAVIADAEQHAIDLRASSEEGRAALKHIVGSYDDWSNKTFAGLACPHCGGPHRRLNKARLEGGDTP from the coding sequence ATGAGCTTGCCGGGCGGTTCGGCTGAGGTGGGCGAGACAGCGGTCGACGGAACCCTGATAACCAACGCCACGGTCTGGACCGACGGAGCCTTTCGACGCGCCGACATCCTGCTCGCCGGTGGTTCGATCGAGGCGATCGTCGCTCCTGGAGAGGCGAGCGGGCGGGACGTTCCGACCGTCGGCGCGACCGGCTGCGCGGTGATTCCGCCCTTCTTCAATGGTCATGTGCATTCGTCCTCAACGCTGTTCCGGGGCACCGAGAACAGCTATCCGCTGGAGCTCTGGTCGCTCTGGGCCATATGCTACGGTCGGGGCTCCACGGCCGCCTCGATCCGTGCGGCGCTGCGACTGACCGCTATCGAGATGATCCGGGCGGGTATCGGCGGCTACATCGACCACTTCCCTCCCGCCCAGTTCATGGACGATGCCCTTCATGTCCACCGCCAGAGCGGCCTGCGCGTCGGTTTCGCCCCGTTCTTCGCCGATCTGCGCGACGAGGACATCCTCGACATGCCGCTGGATCGCACGACCCTTGAGGCGCAGGCGCAGGGCCCCATGTCGGACCATGATGCGCTGCGTCTCAGGACCGAGCGATTGGCGTGGACGCGCGACGCGCGCATTACGCCTCTGCTCGGCCCGAACGCGCCCCAGCGGTGCTCGCAGCCCCTGCTCGAACTGTGGGCCGAACTTGCGGCGCGCCACGATCTCGGCAGCCACACGCATCTACTCGAAACCTATCCGCAGCATCGGCTCGCGCAGGCGCGTTGGCCTGGTGGGGCGGTGTCGGAGCTCGAGCGGCTCGGACTGCTTGACGGCCGCACTTCGCTCGCGCACGCGATTTGGCTCGACGACACGGCACGCGAGACCTTGGCCAGGCATGGCGCCACGGCGATCCACAATCCTCTCAGCAACCAGATGCTCGGTTCCGGCGCCATGCCTGTCCGCAGGATGCTCGACGCGAACATCAGGCTGGGACTGGGCACCGATTGTTCCAACACGGCAGGCCGCCACGACATGTTCGAGACCATGCGGCAGATGCTCGTCTCCGGGCGGGACCCCGGCAGCTGGCACGGTGGATGGATCCGGGCCGATGAGGCCCTGGCTGCTGCGTCGCAGGACGGCTGGGCAGCGCTCGGGCAAGGGCCGGCAAGACTGGCCGCGGGCGCGCGTGCCGATTTGCTGGTCCTCGACTTCCGCTCGGTGACACTGGCTGCCTCGGCGATTTCGCCAGCAAGCATAGTCAGCCACGGTGACCCGCGCGCCGTTCGCGACCTGATGGTGGACGGTCAATGGCTGCTGCGCGACCGTCAGGTGACGGTGTTCGACGAGGCCGCCGTCATTGCAGACGCTGAACAGCATGCCATCGATCTACGCGCATCGTCCGAAGAGGGCAGGGCTGCCCTGAAGCATATCGTCGGCAGTTATGACGACTGGAGCAACAAGACCTTTGCGGGGCTGGCATGCCCGCATTGTGGCGGCCCACATCGCCGCCTGAACAAGGCTCGCCTGGAAGGAGGAGACACACCATGA
- a CDS encoding nucleoside phosphorylase produces MNTTATNSPATMGDQRRIQQLGEIDLPGYVLLPGDPDRVDIMASQWEDATVVTLPRGYKAATGVYRGVRIGAMSTAIGAPSLENVFTDLARLGVHTFIRVGTCGTLHADIETGSLIINDAAVRLDGTTHFYARPEFPATASHEATLALSDSAAALGHSFRIGTGCTAGSFLTGQGRPALNGFMSKHSETVLEEMAGLGVLNFEMEAASLLTFARIFGFRAGVVCSVIANRRTGVWADSGGVAKACMTGAEALVRLSQWDERRGGHGKAPLVAAHLAASA; encoded by the coding sequence ATGAACACGACCGCTACCAACTCGCCCGCAACGATGGGCGACCAGCGCCGCATCCAACAGCTGGGTGAGATCGATCTGCCCGGCTACGTGCTCCTGCCGGGCGATCCCGACCGCGTCGATATAATGGCCTCGCAATGGGAGGACGCGACCGTCGTAACGCTGCCCCGCGGCTACAAGGCGGCGACGGGCGTCTATCGCGGGGTGCGGATCGGCGCGATGTCGACGGCGATCGGGGCGCCGTCCCTGGAGAACGTTTTCACGGATCTGGCGCGGCTGGGCGTCCACACCTTCATACGCGTCGGCACCTGCGGCACGTTGCATGCCGATATCGAAACCGGGTCCCTTATCATCAACGACGCAGCGGTCAGGCTGGATGGGACGACCCATTTCTACGCCCGGCCGGAATTTCCGGCGACGGCCTCTCACGAGGCGACGCTCGCGCTGTCGGACTCCGCTGCCGCACTCGGCCATTCGTTTCGGATCGGTACCGGCTGCACGGCAGGCTCCTTCCTGACCGGACAGGGCCGCCCGGCCTTGAACGGTTTCATGTCGAAGCACAGTGAGACCGTGCTCGAGGAAATGGCAGGTCTGGGCGTCCTCAACTTCGAGATGGAGGCGGCGTCGCTGCTTACGTTTGCGCGCATCTTCGGTTTCCGTGCTGGCGTGGTGTGCTCCGTCATCGCCAACCGACGCACCGGCGTGTGGGCGGACAGCGGCGGAGTCGCCAAGGCCTGCATGACCGGCGCAGAGGCGCTCGTGCGGCTGTCGCAGTGGGACGAACGGCGCGGCGGCCACGGCAAGGCGCCGCTCGTTGCGGCCCATCTCGCGGCGTCTGCGTGA
- a CDS encoding class II aldolase/adducin family protein, whose protein sequence is MNSLHQIRRELCQTYIAMGSSGLIFLAAGNVSARQGDGMLISPAGASVASITPEAFVECDLSGRATDGKPSSEWAMHSAIYEAFPHAQAVVHTHSNYCVAMAATGEPLPAFHYMVAAFGGDDVRCTPYVPWATSELAKAAVVALEGRTACLLGNHGMISHGKSLQAAFNAALRLEMLCMQYVLARQAGVVKTLSAEHMRSANMRYASYG, encoded by the coding sequence ATGAACAGCCTACACCAGATACGTCGCGAGCTTTGCCAGACCTATATAGCGATGGGCAGCTCCGGCCTGATTTTCCTCGCCGCCGGCAATGTCAGCGCACGCCAGGGCGACGGCATGCTCATATCGCCGGCAGGGGCTTCGGTCGCCTCGATAACGCCCGAGGCATTCGTCGAATGCGACTTGTCCGGCAGAGCAACCGACGGGAAACCCTCAAGCGAGTGGGCAATGCATTCTGCCATCTACGAAGCGTTCCCGCATGCTCAGGCGGTGGTTCACACGCATTCCAACTACTGTGTCGCGATGGCCGCCACCGGCGAGCCGCTTCCGGCGTTCCACTACATGGTGGCCGCCTTTGGCGGCGACGACGTTCGCTGCACACCCTACGTGCCCTGGGCGACGTCCGAGCTAGCGAAAGCCGCCGTGGTTGCGCTGGAAGGGCGCACCGCGTGCCTGCTTGGTAACCACGGCATGATCTCCCACGGAAAGTCGCTGCAGGCCGCATTCAACGCCGCACTTCGGCTGGAGATGCTGTGCATGCAGTATGTGCTGGCCCGCCAGGCTGGCGTCGTCAAAACGCTGTCGGCCGAGCATATGCGATCAGCGAACATGCGTTACGCCAGCTACGGCTAG
- a CDS encoding ABC transporter ATP-binding protein, which translates to MSAIRVSGVAVTFTTASGPIRALDDIAIDIAEGQFCVLIGPSGCGKSTLLRVIADLQAPDRGEVQVFGGNPAEARHARRISFVFQEATLLPWRSVIDNVRLPLQVGNWKSAGRPHRDPNELVKLVGLGGREAALPHQLSGGQRQRVAIARALVTRPDVLLMDEPFGALDEITRERLNDEMLKIWQETGTTIVFVTHSLSEAAFLGQSVAVMAAHPGRMSRIINLEGEKPAGAIDRGSSRFFDITSNLRRHLETAEGMA; encoded by the coding sequence ATGTCGGCAATCCGGGTATCGGGGGTGGCGGTCACGTTCACCACCGCCTCGGGGCCGATCCGGGCCCTCGACGACATTGCCATCGACATCGCGGAAGGACAGTTCTGCGTGCTGATCGGGCCTTCCGGTTGCGGCAAGTCGACGTTGCTGAGAGTCATCGCCGATCTGCAGGCACCTGACCGGGGCGAGGTTCAGGTGTTCGGCGGCAATCCCGCCGAGGCACGCCACGCGCGGCGGATATCGTTTGTCTTTCAGGAGGCGACGCTGCTGCCTTGGCGGAGCGTCATCGATAATGTCCGCCTGCCGCTCCAGGTCGGTAACTGGAAGTCGGCTGGCAGGCCACATCGCGATCCGAACGAGCTCGTGAAGCTGGTCGGGCTCGGCGGCCGGGAAGCGGCGCTGCCCCATCAGCTGTCGGGTGGCCAGCGCCAGCGTGTAGCCATCGCGCGCGCCCTCGTCACGCGGCCCGATGTCCTGCTGATGGACGAACCCTTCGGGGCGCTCGACGAAATCACGCGCGAACGCCTAAACGACGAGATGCTGAAGATCTGGCAGGAGACGGGGACCACCATCGTCTTCGTCACGCACAGCCTGTCCGAGGCCGCTTTCCTAGGCCAGTCGGTCGCGGTCATGGCGGCGCATCCTGGTCGTATGTCTAGGATCATCAATCTGGAAGGCGAGAAACCCGCCGGCGCCATCGATCGCGGCTCGAGCAGGTTCTTCGATATCACCTCGAACCTCCGACGGCACCTCGAGACAGCGGAAGGGATGGCCTGA